In one window of Nicotiana tabacum cultivar K326 unplaced genomic scaffold, ASM71507v2 Un00249, whole genome shotgun sequence DNA:
- the LOC107826512 gene encoding uncharacterized protein LOC107826512 — protein MVISWILNALSKDIADSVIYSKTAKELWDSLEQRFGRSNGAKLYHLQKKLSGKAKLTKSLEDQRLIQFLMRLNDIYVQARGNILMMNPLPSIDIAYSLLLQYENQREVYANAHFNSESVSFMAAAEAKQPNAQLLPDFAAFMITGQGKNYQKLRSQTQRRAAISPKYNNSGQKFVKLQQRFKGKKKYNPKCYQTQIKGNIVLTHKECENSAGQSTQLNNSNFGQQLSKEQIAEMMHMYKQAKLVRAGNTGINVNAVAVQVNGTPDVKLWHVRLGHLPFSAMKHLYFLHCKSNSEFICDVCHKAKQTRNLFSISSIKSKNIFELIHVDIWEPYKSNTYNGFRYFLTVVDDYSIGTCTFLLSAKTNAFPMLKSFLPMVERQFNVKVRMIRSDNALELGKATQEAAFLASEVIIYQLSCVATSQQNGIVERKHRHILEIARGLMFQSKLHI, from the exons ATGGTCATCTCTTGGATCCTAAATGCTCTCTCAAAGGATATTGCAGACAGTGTGATATACTCCAAAACTGCAAAAGAACTTTGGGACAGCTTGGAGCAGAGATTTGGGAGATCAAATGGAGCCAAGCTTTATCATCTGCAGAAGAAGTTATCAG GAAAGGCAAAGTTGACTAAGTCTCTTGAGGATCAGAGATTGATCCAATTCCTAATGAGATTAAATGACATCTATGTACAAGCAAGAGGAAATATCCTCATGATGAACCCTTTGCCTAGCATAGATATTGCTTATTCACTTCTCTTGCAATATGAAAATCAAAGAGAAGTTTATGCAAATGCACATTTTAATTCTGAATCAGTATCATTCATGGCAGCTGCAGAGGCCAAGCAGCCTAATGCACAACTTCTACCTGATTTTGCAGCTTTTATGATCACAGGACAAGGGAAGAATTATCAGAAACTTAGAAGCCAAACACAAAGAAGAGCAGCCATATCACCCAAATATAACAACTCGGGGCAAAAGTTTGTTAAACTTCAACAAAGGTTTAAAGGGAAAAAGAAGTACAATCCAAAAT GTTATCagactcaaattaaaggaaatatAGTACTAACACATAAGGAATGTGAGAATTCAGCAGGACAAAGCACTCAGCTCAACAACAGTAATTTTGGACAGCAACTCAGCAAGGAACAAATTGCAGAAATGATGCACATGTATAAGCAGGCAAAGTTAGTACGGGCAGGAAATACAGGAATCAATGTTAATGCAGTTGCTG TTCAAGTTAATGGTACTCCTGATGTTAAACTTTGGCATGTAAGATTGGGACACCTACCATTTTCAGCAATGAAACATTTATATTTCCTTCATTGTAAGTCAAATTCTGAGTTTATCTGTGATGTTTGTCATAAGGCTAAGCAAACTAGGAATCTTTTTTCTATCAGTAGCATAAAATCCAAGAATATATTTGAACTTATACATGTAGACATATGGGAACCTTATAAGTCAAATACTTACAATGGattcagatatttccttactgtAGTAGATGACTATAGCATAGGAACATGTACATTTTTATTAAGTGCAAAAACCAATGCTTTTCCTATGCTTAAATCTTTTCTACCTATGGTTGAAAGGCAATTCAATGTGAAAGTCAGGATGATAAGATCTGACAATGCATTAGAATTGGGAAAAGCTACACAAGAGGCAGCTTTCCTAGCTTCAGAAGTAATTATATACCAACTGTCTTGTGTAGCAACTTCTCAACAAAATGGAATTGTTGAAAGGAAGCATAGACATATCTTAGAGATTGCAAGAGGGTTAATGTTTCAATCCAAGCTACATATATAA